Genomic segment of Verrucomicrobiota bacterium:
CGCATTCTTTACCCTCGGGTTTGGAGGAAATGGAATGACCTACAGCGTCCTAGCCGGTGAGATCGTGCGAGACTCGATCCTGAAACGAAAAAATAAACACGCTCATCTGTTTTCTCTAGATCGTTGACTTTTCGACTCGTATCAGTGTCAATAACCCTTTTAAAATCTCCGCCAAACCCCTATGCAACTCAGTATCATGACATGGAACCTGTGGGCTGATGACATGCCCGGTGCGCGCTGGCGTGATCGCGCCCCCTACATTCTCGCCTTTCTCCAGAGTGAGCCAGTGGACGTGATCGGGTTTCAAGAAGTCACCCGTGAACGTATCGAGGATATCCATAAACATATGCCGCAGTATACATGGGCGGGGGAGGGTCGGGAAGGAGGTGAGCAGGGTGAGTATAATCCCATTTTTTATCGCCATGATCTTTTTGAATGCCTTGAGCAAAAAACATTTTGGCTTTCGCAAAGCCCCCTCATTCCTAGCCACAGCTGGGACAGCATTTATCCACGGATTTGCACGGTTTGTCGTTTGAGATTACGTGCCGAGGGTGAAGGCCCTGTGCTCGCAGTGATGAATACACACCTGGATCATTGGGGATATCGGGCGCGCCGAGAAAGTGCTCAAATCCTCCGAGGTTATGCGGGCACGCTACCCGTAGAGGAAGCGATGATCCTGATGGGAGACTTTAACTGCGGAATCAATACCGAGCCCCTCCAAAAAATCCTCGCCGACAACTTTTTTCAGGATCTCGCTACGACGGGACACACCCAGAAAACGTGGAGGGGATGGTATGGAACGGGGATAGGCAGCGCACGACTCGACTTGATCATGGGTCGCCACCTCAGGGCCACAGAGTACGGGATCCGGCATCCGGGACCAGTCAAACGATCCTCGGATCATTTCCCAGTCGTGGCAGACGTGGAGAGTGGACAATGAATATTACCCAGACACTGATTTTGGCCGGAGGCTGGCTGATTGCTCTGGTGACTCTTCCCTTTATTTTACTCTCGGAGAAGCGTCCCGCAGGGATGCTGGCGTGGATGTGGGCAGTTCTCCTCTTCCCCTATATCGGTGCCTTTGCCTATTTACTTTTCGGCAGTGAGCGGATCTATCGTCGGCATTTAAAGAGGCGTAGGAAGTGGTCACATCGCAGGGGATCAGTGGAGCCGCTTCCCCTAGAAGGCCATGACCCGAGAAATCGGGAACTCGCCAGTCTGCTCTCATCAATCAATGTCCACTCGTCGAGCCGGTACGATGAGGTGGAGGTCTTCCTCCATGCTCAAGAATTCTACCCCGCCCTCGCAGCAGAGATCAAAGAAGCAAAGTCATCGATCCTTATTGAGTTTTTTATCTGGCGCAATGATGAATATGGAAAGAATTTACGGGACGTCCTCACGGAGGCCGCAGGGCGTGGCGTGGCGGTGAGAGTGATTATCGACGAGATGGGATGCTTTGGCCTCCCACGGGGATATTTTAGTGGGCTCATCGAGGCGGGCGGAAAGTTTTCGTGGTTCAATGCCCTACACGTGATGCGGAATCGGTGGAATTTCAGCCTGCGCAATCACCGTAAACTCCAAATCATCGATGGAAAGATCGCCTTTGTGGGGGGAATGAATATTGGCCGAGAGTATATGGGAGATAAAAGCGAATCGGGTGGATGGAAAGACGCGCAAATCCGACTCAGCGGAGCTGTAGTGCGCGCACTTTGCCAGACATTCTGGGAAGACTGGTATTTCGCCACGGATGAGGATATGAGTGGTGAGAAAAACTTACCCTCTCCGATCCATGGTGGCCGAGGCTTGGCGCAGGTAGTGGAGGATGGTCCCGACTCACAACAGTATCCGATCATGCTCTCTACGGTGGCACTCTTGAATGCGGCTCGTCGGAGGGTGTGGTTTGCTGCCGGATATTTTTTCCCCACTGAGCCGTTCCTGAGCGCACTCAAGCTCTGTGTGGCACGTGGGGTAGAGGTCCGTATCCTGATCCCCGCAAAGAGTGATCATCCCTATTTGGTAAAAGGAGCGAGAGCCTATTACGAGGAACTGCTCACCTACGGCGTCCGCCTCTACGAGTATACCTGCGGCACACATCATGCCAAAGTGATCATTATGGATGATGAGTGGGCAAGTGTGGGCTCGGCAAATCTGGATGTGCGCTCGATGCGTTTAAATTTCGAGCTCAATGTCATCTTACATTCCACAGACGTGGTCACCAAAATCGAAAAAGAACTCACAAAAGAC
This window contains:
- a CDS encoding endonuclease/exonuclease/phosphatase family protein, whose product is MQLSIMTWNLWADDMPGARWRDRAPYILAFLQSEPVDVIGFQEVTRERIEDIHKHMPQYTWAGEGREGGEQGEYNPIFYRHDLFECLEQKTFWLSQSPLIPSHSWDSIYPRICTVCRLRLRAEGEGPVLAVMNTHLDHWGYRARRESAQILRGYAGTLPVEEAMILMGDFNCGINTEPLQKILADNFFQDLATTGHTQKTWRGWYGTGIGSARLDLIMGRHLRATEYGIRHPGPVKRSSDHFPVVADVESGQ
- the cls gene encoding cardiolipin synthase — encoded protein: MNITQTLILAGGWLIALVTLPFILLSEKRPAGMLAWMWAVLLFPYIGAFAYLLFGSERIYRRHLKRRRKWSHRRGSVEPLPLEGHDPRNRELASLLSSINVHSSSRYDEVEVFLHAQEFYPALAAEIKEAKSSILIEFFIWRNDEYGKNLRDVLTEAAGRGVAVRVIIDEMGCFGLPRGYFSGLIEAGGKFSWFNALHVMRNRWNFSLRNHRKLQIIDGKIAFVGGMNIGREYMGDKSESGGWKDAQIRLSGAVVRALCQTFWEDWYFATDEDMSGEKNLPSPIHGGRGLAQVVEDGPDSQQYPIMLSTVALLNAARRRVWFAAGYFFPTEPFLSALKLCVARGVEVRILIPAKSDHPYLVKGARAYYEELLTYGVRLYEYTCGTHHAKVIIMDDEWASVGSANLDVRSMRLNFELNVILHSTDVVTKIEKELTKDYISSHEVTLDEVRSRSMWTRLIENICRLLGPIL